Proteins found in one Magnolia sinica isolate HGM2019 chromosome 5, MsV1, whole genome shotgun sequence genomic segment:
- the LOC131245465 gene encoding probable LRR receptor-like serine/threonine-protein kinase At1g53440 isoform X5, with amino-acid sequence MSDGPKNSPASKIPPVYRLASANNFTGPLPDTFRKLTKLTIFTIDGNPIYGKIPDFIGNWTQIQRLDMQGTSMEGPFPPNIALLKNLTQLRITDLKGLSVGFPPLENMRDMKILILRNCLISGEIPNFIANNMKNLKALDLSFNNLTGKFPENFDLSSSINFMYLTNNKLTGDIPEWILRSTARLDISNNHFTGPPPPSHCQQGNVNLVSSYSSTENSSIASCFRQNLPCSKKAQYYSLFINCGGRAMTIGKQEYDGDLSEMGPSTFSSTDRWAYSSTGDYMDNDKAHFIATNTSVLKITTPDLYMTARLAPLSLKYYGLCLQNGNYSVKLHFAEIIYTDDQTYISNGRRIFDVSIQGRRVLKDFNIQEVAGGPGREVIKPFTTNVTDHTLEIHLYWAGKGTTAIPDRGVYGPLISAITVTPNFKPDTGDSGLYVGAIVGIAAASCITVALILLILWMKGCLGRKDLVDEELKGLELQTGYFSLKQIKAATNNFDPANKIGEGGFGPVYKGTLSDGSRVAVKQLSSRSKQGNREFINEIGMISALQHPNLVKLFGCCVEGNQLLVIYEYMENNSLARALFGREEHKLNLDWPTRHKISLGIARGLFHLHEESRLKIVHRDIKATNVLLDKDLNAKISDFGLAKLDEQENTHISTRIAGTIGYMAPEYAMRGYLTDKADVYSFGVVLLEIVSGTNNTNYMPKDDFVYLLDWAYVLQEQGNLLELVDPRLGSDYSEEEALRTLNLAILCTNPSPSLRPAMSAAISMLEGKIEVRAPLVKRTSRNENLRFKALDRHSQDSQMHSISTEGQFLYSSVSTEGPSVYSSVSLRSIEEESGTCHLMGKAPLDHSDSDENSVMLG; translated from the exons ATGAGTGATGGACCGAAGAACTCTCCTGCATCTAAAATCCCACCAGTCTATCG CCTCGCTTCTGCAAATAACTTCACAGGACCACTTCCCGACACATTTCGCAAGCTGACAAAGTTGACTATTTT TACAATAGATGGGAATCCTATCTACGGGAAGATTCCTGATTTCATTGGGAACTGGACACAAATCCAAAGATT AGATATGCAAGGGACGTCTATGGAGGGACCCTTTCCTCCTAACATCGCTCTCTTGAAAAATTTAACACAACT GAGGATAACTGACTTGAAGGGATTGAGTGTGGGCTTCCCGCCATTGGAGAATATGAGAGACATGAAGATACT GATACTAAGAAATTGCTTGATTTCTGGTGAAATCCCGAATTTTATTGCCAACAACATGAAGAATCTAAAAGCCCT AGACCTAAGCTTTAACAACTTGACCGGAAAATTTCCCGAAAACTTTGATTTGTCATCTTCAATTAATTTTAT GTACCTTACTAACAATAAGCTGACTGGAGATATACCCGAGTGGATATTGAGAAGCACGGCACGCTT GGATATATCCAATAATCATTTTACAGGTCCGCCTCCACCATCCCATTGTCAGCAGGGGAATGT GAATTTGGTCTCCAGTTATTCATCTACTGAAAACAGCTC TATTGCTTCATGCTTTAGACAGAACCTCCCCTGCTCAAAAAAAGCACAAT ATTATTCCTTATTCATAAATTGCGGCGGCAGGGCAATGACTATTGGGAAGCAAGAATATGACGGTGACTTATCAGAAATGGGACCCTCGACATTCTCTTCTACTGACAGATGGGCTTATAGTAGCACAGGGGACTACATGGACAATGACAAGGCACACTTCATAGCAACAAATACATCTGTGTTGAAGATAACTACTCCGGACTTGTACATGACTGCTCGCCTTGCCCCTCTCTCCCTTAAATACTATGGACTCTGTTTGCAGAATGGCAATTACTCGGTGAAACTTCACTTTGCTGAAATAATATATACAGATGACCAAACCTATATCAGCAATGGAAGGCGTATATTTGACGTATCGATCCAG GGTCGAAGAGTTTTGAAGGATTTCAACATCCAAGAAGTAGCTGGTGGACCTGGTCGGGAAGTTATTAAGCCCTTCACTACGAATGTGACTGATCACACGTTGGAGATCCACTTATACTGGGCTGGTAAAGGGACAACTGCCATTCCAGATAGAGGTGTATATGGACCGCTCATATCAGCTATTACAGTGACACCGA ACTTCAAGCCAGATACTGGAGACAGTGGGCTATATGTGGGAGCTATTGTTGGTATTGCAGCTGCTTCCTGCATAACAGTTGCGTTGATATTGCTCATTCTTTGGATGAAAGGTTGCTTGGGACGAAAAGACCTTGTAGATGAAG AACTCAAAGGCCTAGAATTACAGACAGGTTACTTCAGCTTAAAACAAATTAAAGCTGCAACCAATAACTTCGATCCTGCAAATAAAATAGGTGAAGGTGGGTTTGGGCCAGTTTACAAG GGTACACTCTCAGATGGTTCCAGAGTAGCTGTAAAGCAACTCTCTTCTAGGTCCAAGCAAGGGAACCGCGAGTTCATAAACGAGATAGGCATGATATCTGCTCTACAACACccaaatcttgtaaaactttttggaTGTTGCGTGGAAGGAAACCAGCTGCTTGTAATATATGAATACATGGAAAACAATAGCCTTGCGCGTGCACTGTTTG GTCGTGAGGAACATAAATTGAATCTGGACTGGCCAACAAGGCATAAGATTTCATTGGGGATAGCGAGGGGTTTGTTCCATCTACACGAAGAATCAAGGCTGAAGATTGTTCATCGAGATATAAAGGCAACCAATGTTCTGCTTGATAAGGATCTTAATGCCAAGATATCTGACTTTGGTTTAGCTAAGCTCGATGAACAGGAAAACACACACATCAGCACTCGAATAGCTGGAACCAT AGGATATATGGCTCCTGAATATGCAATGAGGGGCTACTTGACCGACAAAGCAGATGTTTACAGCTTCGGAGTTGTTTTGCTGGAGATTGTCAGTGGGACGAACAACACGAATTACATGCCAAAGGATGATTTTGTTTATCTTCTTGACTGG GCCTATGTCCTACAAGAGCAGGGAAATCTCTTAGAACTTGTAGACCCGAGACTCGGGTCAGACTACTCCGAGGAAGAGGCATTGAGGACGCTGAATTTGGCTATCTTATGCACGAACCCATCTCCTAGCCTCAGGCCAGCTATGTCTGCTGCAATTAGCATGCTTGAAGGGAAAATAGAAGTGCGGGCCCCACTTGTGAAGCGGACTTCAAGGAATGAGAATTTGAGGTTCAAGGCCTTGGATAGGCACTCTCAAGACAGCCAAATGCATAGCATATCAACAGAGGGTCAATTCTTGTATTCCTCAGTATCAACAGAAGGCCCATCAGTGTATTCCTCAGTATCTCTACGTAGCATAGAGGAAGAGAGTGGGACCTGTCATTTAATGGGCAAGGCTCCTCTTGATCACTCTGATTCTGATGAAAACAGTGTAATGCTAGGATGA
- the LOC131245465 gene encoding probable LRR receptor-like serine/threonine-protein kinase At1g53440 isoform X2: MPTRSFAPLFLLFLATWRCITELRSEAQRLPNEEVETLKLIANKLKMSGWDFKENPCSGTGGWANIVNEHFRSNVTCDCSYNSSTVCHIKVIELKGQNLTGLLPEEFADLPYLEQIDLTFNLLSGKIPARWASLPLTHVSILGNRLTGTVPKEFGRIGTLTSLVLEDNQLEGPLPPELGNLSNLQRFLASANNFTGPLPDTFRKLTKLTIFTIDGNPIYGKIPDFIGNWTQIQRLDMQGTSMEGPFPPNIALLKNLTQLRITDLKGLSVGFPPLENMRDMKILILRNCLISGEIPNFIANNMKNLKALDLSFNNLTGKFPENFDLSSSINFMYLTNNKLTGDIPEWILRSTARLDISNNHFTGPPPPSHCQQGNVNLVSSYSSTENSSIASCFRQNLPCSKKAQYYSLFINCGGRAMTIGKQEYDGDLSEMGPSTFSSTDRWAYSSTGDYMDNDKAHFIATNTSVLKITTPDLYMTARLAPLSLKYYGLCLQNGNYSVKLHFAEIIYTDDQTYISNGRRIFDVSIQGRRVLKDFNIQEVAGGPGREVIKPFTTNVTDHTLEIHLYWAGKGTTAIPDRGVYGPLISAITVTPNFKPDTGDSGLYVGAIVGIAAASCITVALILLILWMKGCLGRKDLVDEELKGLELQTGYFSLKQIKAATNNFDPANKIGEGGFGPVYKGTLSDGSRVAVKQLSSRSKQGNREFINEIGMISALQHPNLVKLFGCCVEGNQLLVIYEYMENNSLARALFGREEHKLNLDWPTRHKISLGIARGLFHLHEESRLKIVHRDIKATNVLLDKDLNAKISDFGLAKLDEQENTHISTRIAGTIGYMAPEYAMRGYLTDKADVYSFGVVLLEIVSGTNNTNYMPKDDFVYLLDWAYVLQEQGNLLELVDPRLGSDYSEEEALRTLNLAILCTNPSPSLRPAMSAAISMLEGKIEVRAPLVKRTSRNENLRFKALDRHSQDSQMHSISTEGQFLYSSVSTEGPSVYSSVSLRSIEEESGTCHLMGKAPLDHSDSDENSVMLG, translated from the exons TGGAGACGCTTAAGCTAATAGCGAATAAATTAAAGATGAGCGGTTGGGATTTCAAAGAAAATCCATGCAGTGGGACCGGAGGGTGGGCCAACATCGTGAACGAGCACTTCAGGAGCAATGTCACGTGCGACTGTTCGTACAACAGCTCGACCGTATGTCATATTAAAGTCAT AGAGCTCAAGGGTCAGAACCTGACTGGACTGCTGCCTGAAGAATTCGCAGATCTTCCATACTTGGAACAAAT CGATCTCACTTTTAACCTCCTGAGCGGAAAGATACCAGCCAGATGGGCTTCTCTCCCCCTCACTCACGT GTCCATTTTGGGAAACCGCCTCACCGGAACGGTCCCGAAAGAGTTCGGAAGAATCGGCACCCTCACTTCATT GGTATTAGAAGATAATCAACTTGAAGGACCTCTTCCTCCAGAGCTTGGCAACTTGAGCAACTTACAGAGATT CCTCGCTTCTGCAAATAACTTCACAGGACCACTTCCCGACACATTTCGCAAGCTGACAAAGTTGACTATTTT TACAATAGATGGGAATCCTATCTACGGGAAGATTCCTGATTTCATTGGGAACTGGACACAAATCCAAAGATT AGATATGCAAGGGACGTCTATGGAGGGACCCTTTCCTCCTAACATCGCTCTCTTGAAAAATTTAACACAACT GAGGATAACTGACTTGAAGGGATTGAGTGTGGGCTTCCCGCCATTGGAGAATATGAGAGACATGAAGATACT GATACTAAGAAATTGCTTGATTTCTGGTGAAATCCCGAATTTTATTGCCAACAACATGAAGAATCTAAAAGCCCT AGACCTAAGCTTTAACAACTTGACCGGAAAATTTCCCGAAAACTTTGATTTGTCATCTTCAATTAATTTTAT GTACCTTACTAACAATAAGCTGACTGGAGATATACCCGAGTGGATATTGAGAAGCACGGCACGCTT GGATATATCCAATAATCATTTTACAGGTCCGCCTCCACCATCCCATTGTCAGCAGGGGAATGT GAATTTGGTCTCCAGTTATTCATCTACTGAAAACAGCTC TATTGCTTCATGCTTTAGACAGAACCTCCCCTGCTCAAAAAAAGCACAAT ATTATTCCTTATTCATAAATTGCGGCGGCAGGGCAATGACTATTGGGAAGCAAGAATATGACGGTGACTTATCAGAAATGGGACCCTCGACATTCTCTTCTACTGACAGATGGGCTTATAGTAGCACAGGGGACTACATGGACAATGACAAGGCACACTTCATAGCAACAAATACATCTGTGTTGAAGATAACTACTCCGGACTTGTACATGACTGCTCGCCTTGCCCCTCTCTCCCTTAAATACTATGGACTCTGTTTGCAGAATGGCAATTACTCGGTGAAACTTCACTTTGCTGAAATAATATATACAGATGACCAAACCTATATCAGCAATGGAAGGCGTATATTTGACGTATCGATCCAG GGTCGAAGAGTTTTGAAGGATTTCAACATCCAAGAAGTAGCTGGTGGACCTGGTCGGGAAGTTATTAAGCCCTTCACTACGAATGTGACTGATCACACGTTGGAGATCCACTTATACTGGGCTGGTAAAGGGACAACTGCCATTCCAGATAGAGGTGTATATGGACCGCTCATATCAGCTATTACAGTGACACCGA ACTTCAAGCCAGATACTGGAGACAGTGGGCTATATGTGGGAGCTATTGTTGGTATTGCAGCTGCTTCCTGCATAACAGTTGCGTTGATATTGCTCATTCTTTGGATGAAAGGTTGCTTGGGACGAAAAGACCTTGTAGATGAAG AACTCAAAGGCCTAGAATTACAGACAGGTTACTTCAGCTTAAAACAAATTAAAGCTGCAACCAATAACTTCGATCCTGCAAATAAAATAGGTGAAGGTGGGTTTGGGCCAGTTTACAAG GGTACACTCTCAGATGGTTCCAGAGTAGCTGTAAAGCAACTCTCTTCTAGGTCCAAGCAAGGGAACCGCGAGTTCATAAACGAGATAGGCATGATATCTGCTCTACAACACccaaatcttgtaaaactttttggaTGTTGCGTGGAAGGAAACCAGCTGCTTGTAATATATGAATACATGGAAAACAATAGCCTTGCGCGTGCACTGTTTG GTCGTGAGGAACATAAATTGAATCTGGACTGGCCAACAAGGCATAAGATTTCATTGGGGATAGCGAGGGGTTTGTTCCATCTACACGAAGAATCAAGGCTGAAGATTGTTCATCGAGATATAAAGGCAACCAATGTTCTGCTTGATAAGGATCTTAATGCCAAGATATCTGACTTTGGTTTAGCTAAGCTCGATGAACAGGAAAACACACACATCAGCACTCGAATAGCTGGAACCAT AGGATATATGGCTCCTGAATATGCAATGAGGGGCTACTTGACCGACAAAGCAGATGTTTACAGCTTCGGAGTTGTTTTGCTGGAGATTGTCAGTGGGACGAACAACACGAATTACATGCCAAAGGATGATTTTGTTTATCTTCTTGACTGG GCCTATGTCCTACAAGAGCAGGGAAATCTCTTAGAACTTGTAGACCCGAGACTCGGGTCAGACTACTCCGAGGAAGAGGCATTGAGGACGCTGAATTTGGCTATCTTATGCACGAACCCATCTCCTAGCCTCAGGCCAGCTATGTCTGCTGCAATTAGCATGCTTGAAGGGAAAATAGAAGTGCGGGCCCCACTTGTGAAGCGGACTTCAAGGAATGAGAATTTGAGGTTCAAGGCCTTGGATAGGCACTCTCAAGACAGCCAAATGCATAGCATATCAACAGAGGGTCAATTCTTGTATTCCTCAGTATCAACAGAAGGCCCATCAGTGTATTCCTCAGTATCTCTACGTAGCATAGAGGAAGAGAGTGGGACCTGTCATTTAATGGGCAAGGCTCCTCTTGATCACTCTGATTCTGATGAAAACAGTGTAATGCTAGGATGA
- the LOC131245465 gene encoding probable LRR receptor-like serine/threonine-protein kinase At1g53440 isoform X1 — protein sequence MPMRTFSPLFLLFLATWHCITELRSEAQRLPDEEMETLKLIANKLKMSGWDFKENPCSGTGGWANIVNEHFRSNVTCDCSYNSSTVCHIKVIELKGQNLTGLLPEEFADLPYLEQIDLTFNLLSGKIPARWASLPLTHVSILGNRLTGTVPKEFGRIGTLTSLVLEDNQLEGPLPPELGNLSNLQRFLASANNFTGPLPDTFRKLTKLTIFTIDGNPIYGKIPDFIGNWTQIQRLDMQGTSMEGPFPPNIALLKNLTQLRITDLKGLSVGFPPLENMRDMKILILRNCLISGEIPNFIANNMKNLKALDLSFNNLTGKFPENFDLSSSINFMYLTNNKLTGDIPEWILRSTARLDISNNHFTGPPPPSHCQQGNVNLVSSYSSTENSSIASCFRQNLPCSKKAQYYSLFINCGGRAMTIGKQEYDGDLSEMGPSTFSSTDRWAYSSTGDYMDNDKAHFIATNTSVLKITTPDLYMTARLAPLSLKYYGLCLQNGNYSVKLHFAEIIYTDDQTYISNGRRIFDVSIQGRRVLKDFNIQEVAGGPGREVIKPFTTNVTDHTLEIHLYWAGKGTTAIPDRGVYGPLISAITVTPNFKPDTGDSGLYVGAIVGIAAASCITVALILLILWMKGCLGRKDLVDEELKGLELQTGYFSLKQIKAATNNFDPANKIGEGGFGPVYKGTLSDGSRVAVKQLSSRSKQGNREFINEIGMISALQHPNLVKLFGCCVEGNQLLVIYEYMENNSLARALFGREEHKLNLDWPTRHKISLGIARGLFHLHEESRLKIVHRDIKATNVLLDKDLNAKISDFGLAKLDEQENTHISTRIAGTIGYMAPEYAMRGYLTDKADVYSFGVVLLEIVSGTNNTNYMPKDDFVYLLDWAYVLQEQGNLLELVDPRLGSDYSEEEALRTLNLAILCTNPSPSLRPAMSAAISMLEGKIEVRAPLVKRTSRNENLRFKALDRHSQDSQMHSISTEGQFLYSSVSTEGPSVYSSVSLRSIEEESGTCHLMGKAPLDHSDSDENSVMLG from the exons ATGCCCATGAGaactttctctcctctttttctcctGTTTTTAGCCACGTGGCATTGCATCACAGAGCTTAGATCTGAGGCTCAACGTCTTCCTGATGAAGAAA TGGAGACGCTTAAGCTAATAGCGAATAAATTAAAGATGAGCGGTTGGGATTTCAAAGAAAATCCATGCAGTGGGACCGGAGGGTGGGCCAACATCGTGAACGAGCACTTCAGGAGCAATGTCACGTGCGACTGTTCGTACAACAGCTCGACCGTATGTCATATTAAAGTCAT AGAGCTCAAGGGTCAGAACCTGACTGGACTGCTGCCTGAAGAATTCGCAGATCTTCCATACTTGGAACAAAT CGATCTCACTTTTAACCTCCTGAGCGGAAAGATACCAGCCAGATGGGCTTCTCTCCCCCTCACTCACGT GTCCATTTTGGGAAACCGCCTCACCGGAACGGTCCCGAAAGAGTTCGGAAGAATCGGCACCCTCACTTCATT GGTATTAGAAGATAATCAACTTGAAGGACCTCTTCCTCCAGAGCTTGGCAACTTGAGCAACTTACAGAGATT CCTCGCTTCTGCAAATAACTTCACAGGACCACTTCCCGACACATTTCGCAAGCTGACAAAGTTGACTATTTT TACAATAGATGGGAATCCTATCTACGGGAAGATTCCTGATTTCATTGGGAACTGGACACAAATCCAAAGATT AGATATGCAAGGGACGTCTATGGAGGGACCCTTTCCTCCTAACATCGCTCTCTTGAAAAATTTAACACAACT GAGGATAACTGACTTGAAGGGATTGAGTGTGGGCTTCCCGCCATTGGAGAATATGAGAGACATGAAGATACT GATACTAAGAAATTGCTTGATTTCTGGTGAAATCCCGAATTTTATTGCCAACAACATGAAGAATCTAAAAGCCCT AGACCTAAGCTTTAACAACTTGACCGGAAAATTTCCCGAAAACTTTGATTTGTCATCTTCAATTAATTTTAT GTACCTTACTAACAATAAGCTGACTGGAGATATACCCGAGTGGATATTGAGAAGCACGGCACGCTT GGATATATCCAATAATCATTTTACAGGTCCGCCTCCACCATCCCATTGTCAGCAGGGGAATGT GAATTTGGTCTCCAGTTATTCATCTACTGAAAACAGCTC TATTGCTTCATGCTTTAGACAGAACCTCCCCTGCTCAAAAAAAGCACAAT ATTATTCCTTATTCATAAATTGCGGCGGCAGGGCAATGACTATTGGGAAGCAAGAATATGACGGTGACTTATCAGAAATGGGACCCTCGACATTCTCTTCTACTGACAGATGGGCTTATAGTAGCACAGGGGACTACATGGACAATGACAAGGCACACTTCATAGCAACAAATACATCTGTGTTGAAGATAACTACTCCGGACTTGTACATGACTGCTCGCCTTGCCCCTCTCTCCCTTAAATACTATGGACTCTGTTTGCAGAATGGCAATTACTCGGTGAAACTTCACTTTGCTGAAATAATATATACAGATGACCAAACCTATATCAGCAATGGAAGGCGTATATTTGACGTATCGATCCAG GGTCGAAGAGTTTTGAAGGATTTCAACATCCAAGAAGTAGCTGGTGGACCTGGTCGGGAAGTTATTAAGCCCTTCACTACGAATGTGACTGATCACACGTTGGAGATCCACTTATACTGGGCTGGTAAAGGGACAACTGCCATTCCAGATAGAGGTGTATATGGACCGCTCATATCAGCTATTACAGTGACACCGA ACTTCAAGCCAGATACTGGAGACAGTGGGCTATATGTGGGAGCTATTGTTGGTATTGCAGCTGCTTCCTGCATAACAGTTGCGTTGATATTGCTCATTCTTTGGATGAAAGGTTGCTTGGGACGAAAAGACCTTGTAGATGAAG AACTCAAAGGCCTAGAATTACAGACAGGTTACTTCAGCTTAAAACAAATTAAAGCTGCAACCAATAACTTCGATCCTGCAAATAAAATAGGTGAAGGTGGGTTTGGGCCAGTTTACAAG GGTACACTCTCAGATGGTTCCAGAGTAGCTGTAAAGCAACTCTCTTCTAGGTCCAAGCAAGGGAACCGCGAGTTCATAAACGAGATAGGCATGATATCTGCTCTACAACACccaaatcttgtaaaactttttggaTGTTGCGTGGAAGGAAACCAGCTGCTTGTAATATATGAATACATGGAAAACAATAGCCTTGCGCGTGCACTGTTTG GTCGTGAGGAACATAAATTGAATCTGGACTGGCCAACAAGGCATAAGATTTCATTGGGGATAGCGAGGGGTTTGTTCCATCTACACGAAGAATCAAGGCTGAAGATTGTTCATCGAGATATAAAGGCAACCAATGTTCTGCTTGATAAGGATCTTAATGCCAAGATATCTGACTTTGGTTTAGCTAAGCTCGATGAACAGGAAAACACACACATCAGCACTCGAATAGCTGGAACCAT AGGATATATGGCTCCTGAATATGCAATGAGGGGCTACTTGACCGACAAAGCAGATGTTTACAGCTTCGGAGTTGTTTTGCTGGAGATTGTCAGTGGGACGAACAACACGAATTACATGCCAAAGGATGATTTTGTTTATCTTCTTGACTGG GCCTATGTCCTACAAGAGCAGGGAAATCTCTTAGAACTTGTAGACCCGAGACTCGGGTCAGACTACTCCGAGGAAGAGGCATTGAGGACGCTGAATTTGGCTATCTTATGCACGAACCCATCTCCTAGCCTCAGGCCAGCTATGTCTGCTGCAATTAGCATGCTTGAAGGGAAAATAGAAGTGCGGGCCCCACTTGTGAAGCGGACTTCAAGGAATGAGAATTTGAGGTTCAAGGCCTTGGATAGGCACTCTCAAGACAGCCAAATGCATAGCATATCAACAGAGGGTCAATTCTTGTATTCCTCAGTATCAACAGAAGGCCCATCAGTGTATTCCTCAGTATCTCTACGTAGCATAGAGGAAGAGAGTGGGACCTGTCATTTAATGGGCAAGGCTCCTCTTGATCACTCTGATTCTGATGAAAACAGTGTAATGCTAGGATGA